From Primulina huaijiensis isolate GDHJ02 unplaced genomic scaffold, ASM1229523v2 scaffold32015, whole genome shotgun sequence:
atgttacattttttttcaGTATTTCCGTTTTTTGAGAGAGGTTTATGTCAATTTATTTAGAAAGTGCATAGCGGTGTGACACTTTTTATTTTACAGGTTCGAAGAACTGACGGGAGTGAAATTCTCGGAATTCAGATTAGCTGCCTGTTTGGATATCAACACCAGTTCAAGGGAAAACATTTATTTGCTTACAGCAtcatacgacaacagttttcaTTGATTTTAATTGTAAAATCGCATCTACGTATGAACCTCAACACAATCATCAAGCTGCGAAGCATGAAGAGTGGATTCAAGCCATAAAAGTGAATTAGCAGCTATCGGAGTCCAACGACACATGGTCCTTAGTTCCCTTAACACCCGGAAAACACTCTAGTGGCTCAAATTGAGTGTACCAAATTAAGTACAATTTGAATGGGTCTGTAGAACGATACAAAGCAAGAACTATACTTAATGGAAGGGTCTTGATTTTATTAAGACTTTTTCACATGTTGCAAAACTCTTTCATGTCAGGACCGCATGAGGATGTGGTTTGTCtcatttaataaaattcaaaattattgaaTCCAAGATCACATAGGTTTTGAGGCTTCGTCCTTGCTATTAGGTCAAGAAATCCTTGGgttttgttttgttattttttttgggtaaattttggTAACAAGTTGAATAAGGAAGTCTGGATttcgattattattattattattattattattattattattattattattatttcttagGGCGAAAATTTCCTTTACAGCGTCACAGTTCAAAGTTTGGAAATAATTTTCGTATActgttaattatatttttatcctATAAAAATGGACATTATTTaagtaaataaaaacaattgaatttcatttttaaaaatattccaAGTTTATGggttattttcagatttttcagGCTATTCTGTGTGGATCGGACGTAAAAATTTGTTAAAAGCTTATGCTATATCAGACTTATATAGAGATTATTAAATCACAAAAGAATTTGTGGTgttttctatttaaaaaaaaaaaaaagaaaaaaaaagatcaatGGTATTTGAATATAACTTTATATGCCCAAAAAAAGGTTGACATGCCTTGAGCGTTTTCTTTCGGGAAAGCAATTGATTGATATTAAGAGTTAATCCGTTCAAATATGGTAAACAGGGGATCACAATTTACAAGCCGTGTTTTTCGTTTCAAATTGCActccttaaaatttaaaacaactgctttttagatatatttttatttatatagaattgcaatttatattttatcacTCAGATTTTCTAAATTCTATAATCAATTTTAGATAAAATCTAAAGTTCATATTTTGAAAGTATAAATGACAACGAATCTATCATCTCTTCTGATCAATCATAGATTTCCGCCATAAATTCTATAATCAATTTTAGATAAAATCtaaagttcatattttaaaagtatAGATCACAACGAATCTATCATCTCTTCTGATAAATAGTAGATTTCCGCCGAAAAAATTGGTTGGAGTTCCCAATCAAATACGTACGTACGAACATATATATACGGCCAGTTTTCGTAGTGTCTGCGGCGGTCGTCTCGCTTCTCTGTCACATAATCGACACAATGAGCACAGAAAATAATGTAGTAGTGAAAGACAGCGAAAACCCAAGGAAACGAAAAGATAGAAGGGTGGGGATCCAGCTGATCGAGGACAGAGTTGGACTGAACACAACCTTCACAAAACGGCGGCTAGGCCTCTTCAAGAAGATTATGACCTTCTGCGAGAAATTCGACGCCCAGGTAGGGATCATTGCTTTCTCCACGTCCGGAAACCTCTACCTCCATGGTGATCCTGAATTCGATCCGCTTTTGAAGCGCTACCTTGCCGATCCTTCTTCTTCTGTGGCCATGGAGGGTGCGGTAACCCTGTTTGATGGATCGAGGATCCCCGAGAATCCCGCGCTGACAGATGTGGAGAACAGAATCGACGAGACGTTGGGGAAGGGGAGACCCGCATGGGATATGATTCTGGAGGACCTAGAGTTTAATCAACTTGAAGAAATTGAAAAGGCTGTCAAACTTAGGAAAACCAAGATTGCGGCGCGTGATGACTAGCTACATCGAGACCAGGGTTTTACCTTCtatgacaaattttttttttttctgtttcgttttgattgattaaattttcgggTGTTTGGTTGAGTTTAATTCTAAATCTGTCACGAATCATTGATGTATTCAAGTGagttttcggtacggtattttCGTGAATGAATCTTCCAACAATTCATTCACCACTTGTCAATTAAGCGATCGAGATTATGATTGTCATAtgactttgaattttttttttgtgtgtgtacaatcatatattatcaaataggcatcaaaaaataatttatatacaaCGAATAAGGGTTCTACCGCAGGCCTAcgataaaacaaaataatattgaatACCGGTGAGGCCAGAGCAGGGACTTTTTACTTCATTGCATGTACTCAAAGGGCCTTCCCCTAATTCTTTTCTGGGATGTTCATCACTTTTTAATAATCAACACTTTCTTATCCATGAATACTCGTAATTAGTTCTTCTGATACATGTGCCAAGTCCAGCCTTTCCAGATTTGTGAGGTATTCGATTCCTTGAGGAACCTTCTTCAGCTGGGCGCTTTGCGCAGACGCTTAAGATTTGGCATCACTTCCTCACATGTTATAATCTCACTTAGTTCTGGAAAACAAGCAAGATATATAGACTCTAAAGTCTTGAGAACCCTTCGTTGAAATTCAGCTGCTTCTTGTCATGGCTATTTGCGTTAATCAAAGTCACGCTCTCCAAGACAGGCAGATTACTGATATACGGAATGGGATCATTTGTCAGTTGGCTCCAGTGTAAGTGTAAATGCAGCACATTCGGAGTGATTGGAACCACTGAGGAACGGTGTTGACTGTTGAGTCTCCCTACCAAAGTGAGATTCCGAAGAACCAAAGGGACGGATGATAACTGTTCCACTTGGAGGtattcattttcatcacttgTCATCAAAAGGAGGCGGTGAAGACGCTTCATCTTCTCGATTGAGGCACACAAATCTTTCCCCTTTTCCgctttcaaattagtcagctCAATTCTTCTGAGTTGAGACAGTTCCCCGAGTCCCTTCACTATTTCCACATTTGCTTCAAGGCAATTCGCAACTTGCAAGTTCGATTCTTTAACATGAGTAAAGATATTGGGACTCTCACTCCTCTTATGTAAAGGAATTCTTAACTGGGGGAACCTCCATAGATGAGTAGATGCCGTAAATTCTTCAACCCTTCAATCAAATAGGGAAATTCCTTCACTTCTGTTCCTCGGATATCAAGCGTCAGCACAGATGCTTTAGCCTACCGACAGAATTGGGAAAATTTCTGATCCTAGTTCCTCTGAGACCCAAGTATCTCAAATTGAATAGCTTACCTATGGCTCTTGGTATGTTATCGATCATCGATCGGGCCATCCCTCAATTCTAGTACCCTTAATAATTTAAAGTTAGATGAAAGAGTGTCCAGGGGGAGGTTGTTAGGATCTTTAACATTGAAGGCGGAAAATGATCCAACTTCACTAATATCATGCCCAAACTGAATAGCTGAGTCAGCATGAATAGATATCAGGCGGGCTGTTATTTCATCTTTGAGATCTTGTGGATTACACAGATATGAAATGGTCTTTTTCCGCGGTGAAAAGAGCTAGCTCGGCATCAGGTCATGCATTATTCATACTTTAGGCCTCAAGAACTGTTACGCTTCTCGACTTGAAGAAGACATCTAGACACGAGTTCTTTCAAACAGATCTTTCCCACATCTTCTGGAGATAGACCTTTTCTTTCTTCCAAAAATCCTTCCGCCTTCCACATTCTAATCAATCTTCCTGCTCCAACCCAATGCACGGCAGAGAAACAGCAACAATACAGAAAGCAGTTCTTGAGAAAATATGGTAAATCTTTGAAGCTAATCAACATAACCTTTTTCATGTTAGGTGAGATTTTAATCCACccacattaattaaaatattaaaaataacaacATCCCACATCGGAAGTTTACAGAAATTgctggagggaattagttataaatagagctcaattccttcagttattgtatctcaaaatcaaaagctttttagctttgataaatagagagtgtatagaaaaaaagagtgtatttttttcttgagtgcgggaattctctttgtgtgagttagagaaattattttctcggtatactcgggttgggagtgtgagaaatattgagtgtattgatgtatacacttgttgtaatatttcttccagttataaaagttgcagtgctccgtggacgtagcctatattgggtgaaccacgtaaatctttgtgttcttgttggttattttattccgcatttttgggtactattatcatcatggtcggcatcgcttcgggggtgtaattccccaacaactggtatcagagccttgttgtgaaaattcttaagaattctgagtatgctctgtggttgcagctttgtctgatcttccacatcagaaaagattttttagattttttgctaaggctagagaagtgatggccggagatgatggatcgggaccgggaatcaacaagttcgacggtacagattttTTGTTCTGGCGGTTACatataagagattatctgtacagtaagaagctgcatcaacctctatcaggaaagaaaccggaaaagatggaggatgatgattgggagctccttgaccgacaggttttaggtgtcatacgattgaccctaacaaagaacgtggcacataacgtggcggaggccaaaactacggaggagatgatgaccattctatcggacatgtacgagaagccaccggcaaacaacaaagtacatctcatgaagaagttattcaacttgaagatgggagaaggtgcttcggtggcaaaacacataaatgaattcaacacgattgtatcccagctgacatcggtggacatcaaatttgatgatgagattagggcacttattcttctggcgtctttaccagacaattgggaaccgatgcaggcagcggttagcaactctgttggaaaaggaaaactacaactcaatgatgttagagatcaaatccttgctgaagaagttcgcaggaaagactcgggtgaagcaacatcatcgagatctgctctaaatcttgataacagaggaagaggcaggagtggtgaaaggagttccaaccgatggcgcggtagatccaagtcaagaaatggaaaagacaaaaacatctttgaaaagaatatgaagtgctggagcggtggtgagactggtcacctgaaaaagaactgcagatGAATGAAGAATAATGCCAATGTTGTCACTgatgaagtacatgatgctctgctattatccatggaaagccatgttgattcttgggttatggactcgggagcttcgtttcataccactggtgatcgcgatgtatttgataattacatcgctgccgattacggaaaagttttcctggctgatggaaaacccttggaaattgttggtatgggtgatgtacggatgaagatgtcgaatggatctgtctggaaaatcaacaaagtcaggcatgtaccaaaattgacacgcaatctgatctcggtgggacagctcgatgatgaaggccacaatgtgaccttcggggatggttcctggaaagtgaacaaaggagccatgattgttgctcgaggaaagaaaactggaacactgtatatgacttccagttgcagagacacattagcagctgtggatgctggagccaattcaagtctatggcattatagacttggacacatgagtgagaagggaatgaagatattggtgtcaaaaggaaagctaccagaattaaagactgttgaacaccaactatgtgaaagttgtatctttggaaagcagaagaaggtgagcttttctaaaggcggtagagaaccgaaagcagcaaaATTGGAactggttcatactgatgtatggggaccatctcctgtgacatcccttggaggctcgagatactatgtcacattcattgacgatgcgagtagaaaagtttgggtttattttctgaaaaataaatctgatgtttacgatacctttaaaaggtggaaagccatggtggaaaatgagaccaacttgaaagtgaagtgcttacggtctgacaatggtggagaatatgaagatgcgttcaagaaatattgtgcacagaacgggatcaagatgAAGAAAACCATTCAtggtacacctcaacagaatagTGTAGCTGAAATGATGAACATgaccttgaatgaacgcgcaaggagcatgagattgcattctggattgccaaaatcattctgggctgatgctgttaacactgcagcatatctgatcaacagaggaccttcggtaccattggactacaaaatacccgaagaggtttggagcggcaaagaagtaaacctttctttcttgaaagtgtttggatgtctatcctatgttcatattgattcagcaagcagaacaaaacttgatccgaaatcaaagaagtgcttctttattggttatggagataatgagtttggttatcgtttctgggatgaccaaaatcggaagatcattcggagcagggatgtaatctttaatgagaaacttctgtacaaggacaagtcagacattggagctggagatgaatgtcctgaagtcgagaagactgatgaagtgccattgacaaacattcctgtgaatgaatcgaaaaccagtaaccaggaagatgaagaagaaactgcacaagatgatgacccacaaactccggtgattgaactcaggagatctttgagaaccattagaccacctgatagatactcccctgcacttcactatattttgctgacagacaaaggtgaaccggagacttatgaagaggcaatgcaaaatgatgattcaaccaagtgggagttggccatggaagatgagatggattcactgtcatccaatcagacgtgggagttgacagaacttccgcaaggcaaaaaggcgttacataacaagtgggtgtaccggttaaaagaagagcatgatggtagcaagcggtacaaggcaagacttgttgtaaaaggcttccaacaacgggaaggaattgattacaccgagattttctctccggtggttaaattaaccactatcaggactgtacttggactagtggcgaaggaagacttacatttggagcagttggatgtaaagactgcgtttcttcacggtgacctagaagaagaaatttatatgaagcagccacagggctttgaagtacggggaaaagagagaatggtatgcaaacttcagaagagcttgtacggtctcaaacaagctccaagccagtggtacaagaagtttgatggattcatgagtgaaaatggatttctaaggtgtcaagctgatcactgctgttatgtgaaaaagtttgacggttcttatatcatactacttctatatgtagatgatatgctgatagctggagcttgtctggaagaaattgataaaatcaagaaagatttatcaaaggaatttgccatgaaggatttgggtgctgcaaagcaaatccttggaatgaggatcttcagagactgggtgaatggattcttgaagttatctcaagaagagtacgtgaaaaaggtgttcagcagatttaatatggatgaagcaAAATCTGTGAGTACTTctttggctagtcatttcaaactaaccaaagcacaatcaccatcgacggagcaAGAGCAGACTTGtatgaataaggttccttatgcttctgctgtcggaagcctcatgtatgcaatggtgtgcacaagaccagacatagcacatgcagtgggagttgtgagcaggttcatgagtaatccaggaaagcaacactgggaagcagttaagtggattctcaggtatttgaaaggtactgctagttgttctttatgcttcaggagatcaaaatttggcttacagggttttgtcgatgctgatatgggtggtgacctggatggtaggaaaagtactactggatatgtgttcacattaggtggtacagttgtaagctgggtgtctaagctgcaaaagattgttgcgctttcgactactgaggctgagtatgttgcagttacagaagctagcaaggagatgatatggttgaaatcctttctggaggaattgggtcagaagcttgaagatagcacattatactgtgacagtcagagtgctattcatttagcaaaaaatcctgtttatcatgctaggacaaagcatatacaggttaggtaccatttcatcagatcagtgctggaagatggagtcttgatgctggagaagattcctggaagtaaaaatccagccgatatgctcacgaagacggtaaccatggacaaactgaagttgtgttcaacttcagttggactgcaagtataaatggagatatatgagctgctgcactgatggtgtgaaaacatgattgaaatcaagtcttcaactgagagaattgttaggtgagattttaataaatgtggGTGGAGCccacattaattaaaatattaaaaataacaacATCCCACATCGGAAGTTTACAGAAATTgctggagggaattagttataaatag
This genomic window contains:
- the LOC140967982 gene encoding disease resistance protein RPM1-like, giving the protein MARSMIDNIPRAIEFTASTHLWRFPQLRIPLHKRSESPNIFTHVKESNLQVANCLEANVEIVKGLGELSQLRRIELTNLKAEKGKDLCASIEKMKRLHRLLLMTSDENEYLQVEQLSSVPLVLRNLTLVGRLNSQHRSSVVPITPNVLHLHLHWSQLTNDPIPYISNLPVLESVTLINANSHDKKQLNFNEGFSRL
- the LOC140967981 gene encoding agamous-like MADS-box protein AGL61, whose amino-acid sequence is MSTENNVVVKDSENPRKRKDRRVGIQLIEDRVGLNTTFTKRRLGLFKKIMTFCEKFDAQVGIIAFSTSGNLYLHGDPEFDPLLKRYLADPSSSVAMEGAVTLFDGSRIPENPALTDVENRIDETLGKGRPAWDMILEDLEFNQLEEIEKAVKLRKTKIAARDD